A stretch of Streptomyces vietnamensis DNA encodes these proteins:
- a CDS encoding M4 family metallopeptidase, with amino-acid sequence MRSTPSRRATATGALIAAAAMLTIGVQAGTASAGTFGAAAPAAQSLGKVNPGKLPADLSPAQRAALIKAAQADSAATAKRLGLGATEKLAVRDVVQDRDGSTHTRYERTLDGLPVLGGDLIVDETKAGAQTGVIKASRADIAKVDTAAATIAPAAAEKQAIGRANAAGAEKAATKHAPRKVVWAAKSTPVLAYETVVGGFQDDGTPSALHVITDAKTGAKLYEWQAIETGIGNTMYSGQVTLGTAPSYSLTDTTRGNHKTYNLNGGSSGTGTLFTNTTDTWGNGLASNKETAGADAHYGAALTWDYYKNVQGRSGIRGDGVGAYSRVHYGNAYVNAFWDDSCFCMTYGDGSGNSKPLTSIDVAAHEMTHGVTSNTAGLNYSGESGGLNEATSDIFGSTVEFYANNSKDVGDYLIGEKIDINGNGTPLRYMDKPSKDGASKDSWYSGIGSIDVHYSSGPANHFFYLLSEGSGSKTINGVTYNSPTSDGLPVTGIGRDKAAAIWYKALTTKFSSTTNYAGARTGAIAAATDLYGASSPEVAAVQDAFAAINVGARSGGNPGGGTVFSNDTDVSIPDSPGAAVTSSVTVSGITGNAPSNLQVGVDIVHTYIGDLVVDLIAPDGSVYNLSNRAGGSADNIQQTYTVNASSEVANGVWKLRVQDKAAIDTGYINSFKLTFP; translated from the coding sequence GTGAGATCCACGCCCAGCCGTCGCGCCACCGCGACCGGCGCCCTGATCGCCGCCGCCGCCATGCTCACCATCGGTGTCCAGGCCGGCACCGCCTCGGCCGGCACCTTCGGTGCCGCCGCCCCCGCGGCGCAGTCCCTCGGCAAGGTCAACCCGGGCAAGCTCCCGGCCGACCTCTCCCCCGCCCAGCGCGCCGCGCTGATCAAGGCCGCGCAGGCCGACTCCGCCGCCACGGCGAAGCGCCTCGGCCTCGGCGCCACGGAGAAGCTGGCCGTCCGCGACGTCGTCCAGGACCGCGACGGCTCCACCCACACGCGCTACGAGCGCACCCTGGACGGCCTCCCGGTCCTCGGCGGCGACCTGATCGTCGACGAGACCAAGGCCGGCGCCCAGACCGGTGTCATCAAGGCCAGCCGCGCCGACATCGCCAAGGTGGACACCGCCGCGGCCACCATCGCCCCGGCCGCCGCCGAGAAGCAGGCGATCGGCCGCGCGAACGCGGCGGGTGCCGAGAAGGCCGCCACCAAGCACGCCCCGCGCAAGGTCGTGTGGGCCGCCAAGAGCACCCCCGTCCTCGCCTACGAGACGGTCGTCGGCGGCTTCCAGGACGACGGCACCCCGAGCGCGCTGCACGTCATCACGGACGCCAAGACCGGCGCCAAGCTGTACGAGTGGCAGGCCATCGAGACCGGCATCGGCAACACGATGTACAGCGGCCAGGTCACCCTCGGCACCGCCCCGTCGTACTCCCTCACGGACACGACGCGCGGCAACCACAAGACGTACAACCTCAACGGCGGCTCCTCCGGCACCGGCACGCTGTTCACCAACACCACGGACACGTGGGGCAACGGCCTGGCCTCCAACAAGGAGACCGCGGGCGCCGACGCGCACTACGGCGCCGCGCTCACCTGGGACTACTACAAGAACGTGCAGGGCCGTTCCGGCATCCGCGGTGACGGTGTCGGCGCGTACTCCCGGGTCCACTACGGCAACGCGTACGTCAACGCGTTCTGGGACGACTCCTGCTTCTGCATGACGTACGGCGACGGCTCGGGCAACAGCAAGCCGCTGACGTCCATCGACGTGGCCGCGCACGAGATGACGCACGGCGTCACGTCCAACACCGCGGGCCTGAACTACAGCGGCGAGTCCGGCGGCCTCAACGAGGCCACCTCGGACATCTTCGGTTCGACCGTCGAGTTCTACGCCAACAACTCCAAGGACGTCGGTGACTACCTCATCGGCGAGAAGATCGACATCAACGGCAACGGCACGCCGCTCCGTTACATGGACAAGCCGAGCAAGGACGGCGCGTCCAAGGACTCCTGGTACTCGGGCATCGGCTCGATCGACGTCCACTACTCCTCGGGCCCGGCGAACCACTTCTTCTACCTGCTGTCCGAGGGCAGCGGCTCGAAGACCATCAACGGCGTGACCTACAACTCGCCGACCTCCGACGGCCTGCCCGTCACCGGCATCGGCCGGGACAAGGCCGCGGCGATCTGGTACAAGGCGCTGACCACCAAGTTCAGCTCCACCACCAACTACGCGGGCGCCCGCACGGGTGCCATCGCCGCGGCCACCGACCTGTACGGCGCGAGCAGCCCCGAGGTCGCGGCCGTCCAGGACGCCTTCGCCGCGATCAACGTGGGTGCGCGCTCCGGCGGCAACCCCGGCGGCGGCACGGTCTTCAGCAACGACACCGACGTCTCCATCCCGGACTCCCCGGGAGCCGCGGTGACCTCCTCGGTGACCGTCTCCGGCATCACGGGCAACGCGCCGAGCAACCTCCAGGTCGGCGTGGACATCGTCCACACCTACATCGGTGACCTCGTCGTCGACCTCATCGCCCCCGACGGCTCGGTCTACAACCTGTCCAACCGGGCGGGCGGCAGCGCCGACAACATCCAGCAGACCTACACCGTGAACGCCTCCTCGGAGGTCGCCAACGGCGTCTGGAAGCTCCGGGTCCAGGACAAGGCGGCCATCGACACCGGCTACATCAACAGCTTCAAGCTGACCTTCCCGTAA
- a CDS encoding TetR/AcrR family transcriptional regulator C-terminal domain-containing protein — protein sequence MPTEPPYLAIAAEIRRRVHTGELAPGDRVPSTRAITREWGVAMATATKALAALRQEGLVRVEPGVGTVVVDAARRVPATEAQALTRARIVRAALELADAEGLDALTMRRVATALGTSTMALYRHVPGKVELVRLIADAVCGEVPLGPVPADWRTGLEQGARWLRGVYARHRWMAHAMASFTRPVATPNAMRYTEWVLRALRGTPLSPADKLHAHLLIFAYVQGLSMADDLEEQARQDTGISDGEWMEKNEPRFDAIQAAGSYPELAAVTSGGGFGLDLETLFEFGLRRTLDGIAALIDETSG from the coding sequence ATGCCGACGGAACCGCCCTACCTGGCCATCGCCGCCGAGATCCGACGCCGCGTGCACACGGGGGAGTTGGCCCCGGGTGACCGGGTGCCGTCGACGCGGGCGATCACGCGCGAGTGGGGCGTGGCGATGGCGACGGCGACGAAGGCGCTGGCGGCGCTGCGCCAGGAGGGCCTGGTGCGGGTGGAGCCGGGGGTGGGGACGGTGGTCGTGGACGCGGCGAGGCGGGTTCCGGCCACGGAGGCCCAGGCCCTCACCCGGGCCCGTATCGTCCGCGCGGCCCTGGAACTCGCCGACGCGGAGGGCCTGGACGCGCTGACGATGCGCCGGGTGGCGACGGCCCTGGGCACGTCGACGATGGCGCTGTACCGCCACGTCCCGGGCAAGGTGGAGCTGGTGCGGCTGATCGCGGACGCGGTGTGCGGCGAGGTGCCGCTGGGACCGGTGCCGGCGGACTGGCGGACGGGCCTGGAGCAGGGGGCGCGCTGGCTGCGCGGGGTGTACGCCCGGCACCGGTGGATGGCACACGCGATGGCGTCGTTCACGCGGCCGGTGGCGACGCCGAACGCGATGAGGTACACGGAGTGGGTCCTGCGGGCGCTCCGGGGCACACCGCTCTCCCCCGCGGACAAGCTCCACGCCCATCTGCTGATCTTCGCCTACGTCCAGGGCCTGTCGATGGCGGACGATCTGGAGGAGCAGGCGCGCCAGGACACGGGGATCTCCGACGGCGAGTGGATGGAAAAGAATGAGCCACGGTTCGACGCGATTCAGGCGGCCGGCTCGTACCCGGAGCTGGCGGCGGTCACCAGTGGTGGGGGCTTCGGTCTGGACCTGGAGACGCTCTTCGAATTCGGGCTCCGCCGAACGTTGGACGGCATCGCGGCCCTGATCGACGAAACGTCCGGTTAA